In the genome of Leptolyngbya sp. FACHB-261, one region contains:
- a CDS encoding homogentisate phytyltransferase, with translation MLDKFNTLWKFARPHTVIGTSISLLGLYLLALGAIWRTQVFWLTVPTLLWALAACLAANVYIVGLNQLEDVAIDQVNKPHLPLASGELSRTEGRVIVFLTGVTAVAIATAYWPESPFLLVTVVLSLLIGTAYSLPPIRLKRFPLPASLCIFTVRGLVVNIGLFAHFDQVINGVPSRIQLNLSPELWALSLFVLVMTLVVAIFKDIPDIEGDRKYNISTFTLRLGAKTIFNLSRWLLVACYGLMALFGWLLPNANPQVLITSHLLALGFMLFESLRVNLADPKTIADFYQFIWRLFYIEYLIFPLACLLR, from the coding sequence ATGTTAGATAAATTCAACACGCTTTGGAAATTTGCCCGTCCCCATACAGTAATTGGCACCAGCATCAGCCTACTGGGGCTGTACTTGTTGGCGCTAGGCGCAATCTGGCGCACTCAAGTCTTCTGGCTTACGGTGCCTACATTGCTCTGGGCTTTAGCAGCCTGTTTGGCAGCCAATGTCTACATTGTCGGTCTCAATCAGTTAGAAGATGTTGCGATTGACCAGGTCAACAAACCTCATCTGCCCCTAGCCTCTGGCGAACTCTCACGAACTGAAGGGCGCGTGATTGTGTTTTTGACCGGGGTGACAGCGGTGGCAATAGCAACCGCTTATTGGCCGGAGAGCCCTTTTTTGTTGGTCACAGTTGTGCTTAGCTTGCTCATTGGTACAGCCTATTCGCTGCCACCAATCCGGCTCAAGCGCTTTCCACTCCCAGCATCATTGTGCATTTTCACCGTCAGGGGCTTGGTGGTAAATATAGGGCTGTTTGCTCACTTCGATCAGGTAATTAACGGGGTCCCCTCACGCATACAACTCAACCTGTCGCCGGAGTTATGGGCTCTCTCCTTGTTTGTGTTAGTGATGACACTGGTAGTCGCCATTTTTAAAGACATCCCAGACATAGAAGGCGACCGCAAATACAACATTTCCACCTTTACATTGCGCTTGGGAGCGAAGACTATTTTCAATTTATCGCGCTGGTTGCTGGTTGCTTGCTATGGCTTAATGGCGCTTTTTGGCTGGCTGCTACCTAACGCGAATCCACAGGTGCTGATCACTTCCCACCTGCTCGCGTTAGGGTTCATGCTATTCGAGAGCCTACGCGTTAATCTAGCTGACCCCAAAACCATCGCTGATTTTTATCAATTTATCTGGCGCCTGTTCTATATTGAGTATTTGATTTTTCCTCTAGCTTGCTTGCTTAGATGA
- a CDS encoding DEAD/DEAH box helicase, which produces MYRVPSPAPTQRLSLRFDGGRLLLSLPPGEALPPEFESHFVPDHRLPGCWSTEAFQYRTVREQLGEALLDDAAPLEIAPFSVDLSVLLPTGATLHAYQERAIDAWWQMGGCGLVVAPTAAGKTAILAAAIDKCQQQTLVIAPTIPLAQQLYSQLRQAADVPVGLFLTHTKDIQPITVTTYHSAPFLHREQGRRWGLIVFDEVHHLPGPSFQLGARMAVAPYRLGVTATPERDPERAAILRECVGPVAYSVTLAELQEVEAIAPYLVSQIEVDLTPDERQTYDQSQQQVNRFIEHHNISPDRSLGYFEPLRRLSWKSQEGKGAFRAYQEMRRVAERCEQKWEVLRQLLLKHADEKVIIFCPGKAEAYRLSQEYLIPAITSDFATPAKREELLDLFRYGEVKALAAVETLDEGVSIPQASVAIYLAGSGQNRQMVQRLGRVLRKAEGKEMAMFYEIIAADTVEVKKSARRRQGLGEDQPFQPNLF; this is translated from the coding sequence ATGTACCGCGTTCCCTCCCCTGCCCCAACCCAACGCCTTAGCCTCCGCTTTGATGGGGGACGGCTGCTGCTGAGTTTGCCGCCTGGGGAAGCTCTACCGCCCGAGTTCGAGTCCCACTTTGTACCCGACCACCGCCTGCCGGGTTGCTGGAGTACCGAAGCCTTTCAGTACCGCACGGTTCGTGAGCAGTTGGGTGAAGCTCTCCTGGATGATGCAGCGCCTCTAGAAATTGCTCCTTTCAGCGTCGACCTCAGTGTTCTGCTGCCGACCGGGGCAACGCTGCACGCTTATCAAGAACGGGCCATTGATGCCTGGTGGCAAATGGGCGGTTGCGGTCTGGTGGTTGCGCCGACAGCAGCAGGAAAAACAGCGATTTTGGCAGCAGCGATTGATAAATGCCAGCAACAAACCCTGGTCATCGCTCCCACCATTCCCTTAGCGCAACAGCTCTATAGCCAGTTGCGGCAGGCTGCCGACGTGCCAGTCGGTCTATTTCTCACTCATACGAAGGACATCCAACCGATCACGGTTACGACCTACCACTCTGCCCCCTTCCTGCACCGTGAGCAAGGACGGCGCTGGGGGCTGATCGTGTTTGATGAAGTTCACCACTTGCCCGGTCCTAGCTTCCAGCTCGGTGCCCGCATGGCGGTTGCCCCTTACCGGCTAGGCGTCACGGCAACCCCTGAACGCGATCCTGAGCGTGCGGCGATTCTGCGAGAGTGCGTGGGGCCTGTCGCCTATAGCGTCACCCTGGCAGAGCTACAGGAAGTCGAAGCGATTGCCCCCTATTTGGTCTCACAAATCGAGGTAGACCTCACACCCGATGAGCGCCAGACCTACGACCAGTCCCAGCAACAGGTGAACCGCTTCATCGAGCACCACAACATTTCCCCCGATCGCAGCTTAGGCTACTTCGAACCGCTACGGCGTCTGTCTTGGAAATCCCAAGAAGGCAAAGGAGCTTTTCGGGCTTATCAAGAAATGCGGCGGGTGGCCGAGCGCTGCGAGCAGAAATGGGAGGTGTTGCGGCAACTTCTGCTCAAGCACGCCGACGAGAAGGTGATTATTTTCTGTCCCGGCAAAGCTGAGGCCTATCGCCTCAGTCAGGAATATCTGATTCCTGCGATTACGTCTGATTTTGCCACGCCAGCCAAGCGAGAGGAACTGCTAGACCTGTTTCGATATGGTGAAGTCAAAGCCCTAGCAGCTGTGGAGACCCTAGATGAAGGCGTCTCAATTCCTCAAGCTTCGGTGGCAATCTACTTGGCAGGCAGCGGGCAAAATCGACAAATGGTCCAGCGCTTGGGACGAGTGTTGCGCAAGGCTGAAGGTAAGGAAATGGCAATGTTCTACGAAATCATTGCCGCCGATACAGTAGAGGTCAAGAAGTCAGCTCGTCGCCGCCAGGGTTTAGGCGAAGACCAGCCCTTCCAGCCCAATCTGTTTTAG
- a CDS encoding histidine kinase dimerization/phosphoacceptor domain -containing protein has translation MNRGNQSLGFLSLKDALKALHFRVKTITIAGFVARSPWLVGGSLALTTLLLWWALSSREQAQIQQMVAIRTNDVKNDISTQTETRILALGRMASRWSLRAEPSRTEWESDATFYLQDYASFRTIAWVDPSAHIRWIVPSNTNHVALDSNLSQGTQPWLRPEVARDRFHVTILPTTEIQATASKGDKVFFVYIPILKDQEIGGFIRSEFQVQKFFDAILAKDIEPGYGIAIFENQTKIYSSIQSDPSLEQQWAQTATIKLYGTSWQVRVWPTPKLLARAQSPLPDVILVSGLLMAILSTAMVYLAQAAHLRFREAEVANQELALEIVGRRQAEAQLKTSLGEKELLLKEIHHRVKNNLQVIYSLLRMQSRLVKDRSILEMLKESQNRVKSMALIHEKLYKSQDLAKIDFAEYTRSLAANLLSSYGTSADKISLEVKIEDVILDINTAIPCGLIINELISNSLKHAFPNNRQGQIQIQLYATHSGQYVLIARDNGIGLPENFDLAQTKTLGLKLVKTLVSQLEGTLAISSDTTEFKITFGEARSDATA, from the coding sequence ATGAATCGGGGGAATCAGTCGCTTGGGTTTCTATCCTTAAAGGATGCCTTAAAGGCGCTCCATTTCAGGGTTAAGACCATTACCATCGCTGGATTCGTCGCCCGTTCACCCTGGCTGGTTGGCGGTAGTCTTGCACTCACTACGCTGCTACTTTGGTGGGCCTTGAGCAGCCGCGAGCAAGCTCAAATTCAGCAGATGGTGGCAATACGAACGAACGATGTCAAAAACGACATTAGCACCCAAACCGAGACCCGGATTCTAGCGCTGGGTCGCATGGCGAGCCGTTGGTCTCTGCGAGCAGAGCCGTCCAGAACCGAGTGGGAATCGGATGCCACTTTTTATCTTCAAGACTACGCTAGCTTTCGCACGATTGCCTGGGTTGATCCCTCAGCTCATATCCGTTGGATCGTGCCTTCAAATACCAATCATGTCGCCCTAGATTCAAATCTGAGCCAGGGCACTCAACCCTGGTTAAGGCCAGAGGTGGCAAGGGATCGCTTCCATGTCACAATTTTGCCCACCACTGAGATACAAGCTACTGCCAGCAAAGGTGACAAGGTATTTTTTGTTTATATTCCAATTTTGAAGGATCAAGAAATTGGCGGTTTTATCCGCAGCGAATTTCAGGTCCAGAAATTCTTTGACGCCATTCTGGCTAAAGATATTGAACCTGGTTATGGAATTGCCATTTTTGAGAATCAAACTAAAATTTACAGTTCGATTCAATCGGACCCATCATTAGAACAACAATGGGCGCAAACGGCAACCATCAAGCTTTATGGCACTTCCTGGCAAGTACGCGTTTGGCCAACTCCAAAATTACTTGCTAGGGCACAGTCACCCTTACCAGACGTAATCCTAGTGAGTGGCCTACTGATGGCTATCCTTTCTACGGCAATGGTTTACTTGGCTCAAGCTGCTCATCTACGGTTTAGGGAGGCTGAAGTTGCCAATCAAGAACTGGCACTCGAAATCGTGGGACGCCGACAGGCAGAAGCTCAGCTCAAAACCTCGCTAGGCGAAAAAGAGCTGTTACTGAAGGAAATTCACCATCGAGTTAAGAATAATTTGCAGGTGATTTACAGTCTCTTGCGAATGCAATCTCGTTTAGTTAAAGACCGGTCGATTCTAGAGATGCTTAAGGAGAGCCAAAACCGCGTTAAATCAATGGCTTTGATTCACGAGAAATTATATAAGTCGCAAGATTTAGCCAAAATCGACTTCGCAGAATATACCCGCAGTCTTGCCGCCAATTTGCTGAGTTCTTACGGCACCTCAGCCGATAAGATTAGCCTAGAAGTCAAAATTGAGGACGTCATTCTCGATATCAATACTGCAATTCCCTGCGGCCTAATCATCAACGAACTGATTTCCAACAGCCTCAAACATGCCTTTCCTAATAACAGACAGGGCCAGATTCAGATCCAGCTCTATGCCACCCACTCCGGCCAGTACGTTCTAATTGCACGCGACAATGGGATTGGTTTGCCGGAAAATTTCGATCTGGCCCAGACCAAAACTCTAGGCTTAAAACTCGTAAAAACTTTGGTCAGTCAGTTAGAAGGTACATTAGCAATCAGCAGTGACACTACAGAGTTCAAGATCACCTTTGGGGAGGCCCGCTCAGATGCAACAGCCTGA
- a CDS encoding methyltransferase domain-containing protein — translation MTASLNQRIRNFYDASSGLWEQVWGEHMHHGYYAPGEDSARKNRVTAQIDLVEELLRWAQLEQANQALDVGCGIGGSSRLLAQRYGAQVVGITLSPVQAQRATERSDSIGLTAQTQFQVADALAMPFADGQFDLVWSLESGEHMPDKKTFLQECYRVLKPGGKLMLATWCHRQLGPGFAPLSADEQQHLADIYRVYCLPYMISLAEYEQIAQGLGFTAIRTDDWSERVAPFWDLVIDSALDPRNLLRLLTSGWNTVEAALALPLMSRGYRRGLVKFGVLCASR, via the coding sequence TTGACTGCTTCTCTTAACCAGCGCATCCGCAACTTTTATGACGCCTCCTCGGGCCTCTGGGAGCAGGTCTGGGGCGAACATATGCACCACGGCTACTATGCTCCTGGTGAGGACTCTGCGCGCAAGAACCGCGTCACAGCTCAGATTGATTTAGTTGAAGAGCTACTGCGTTGGGCGCAGCTTGAGCAGGCTAATCAAGCTCTGGACGTGGGCTGTGGTATTGGTGGCAGTTCTCGTTTGCTGGCGCAGCGCTATGGTGCTCAAGTGGTAGGGATTACCTTGAGCCCTGTTCAGGCACAACGAGCCACTGAGCGTTCAGACTCTATCGGCTTAACGGCTCAAACTCAGTTCCAGGTAGCAGATGCCCTAGCCATGCCGTTTGCTGATGGGCAGTTTGACTTGGTCTGGTCTTTAGAGAGCGGTGAGCATATGCCGGACAAAAAGACCTTTTTACAGGAGTGCTACCGCGTGCTCAAGCCAGGGGGCAAGCTCATGCTAGCGACTTGGTGCCATCGCCAATTAGGACCAGGCTTTGCCCCCCTCAGCGCAGACGAGCAGCAACATCTAGCAGATATCTATCGGGTGTATTGTCTGCCCTACATGATCTCGTTAGCTGAGTATGAGCAAATCGCTCAAGGACTTGGCTTTACTGCAATTCGCACCGACGATTGGTCTGAACGAGTGGCACCGTTTTGGGATTTGGTGATTGACTCCGCACTAGATCCCCGCAATCTACTGAGACTGCTAACTTCCGGCTGGAACACAGTAGAAGCAGCCTTGGCCTTGCCGTTAATGTCTCGGGGCTACCGACGGGGCTTAGTAAAGTTTGGCGTCCTTTGCGCATCTCGATAA
- a CDS encoding hybrid sensor histidine kinase/response regulator, whose translation MQQPEAITKIPILVVEDQSIIAADLTDCLENLGYEPAGVAVSGEEAIQKVAETHPALVLMDIRLKGAMDGVEAAAQIWTQFQIPVVYTTGYSDPNTLARAKVTGSFGYILKPFEERELHIAIETALQRHQLERNLRASQEWFATTLGSIGDAVIATDTQGLVRFLNPMAEAMTGWSQAEALGTDLSKVFQITDETTGAFLQNPALAVLHKGIATSLAQEQVVLISRDSLKFLVSANVAPIRNPQGSITGVVLVFQDVTDRQSGSNRLALVRTKWLEAQMAELQRLNQLKEDFLNAVSSELRAPLTNIRVATQLLELTLDRAGFWHSQTPEAKLEFERVRQYLQILNSECKREIGFVNDLLEVTQLDLEEDILQLDVISLGTWLPEIVRSFQAQARTGRQHLRLHLPAQPPSLVCDLISLRRIVTELLNNACRYTPPGETITVTAQVLNGQLELQVSNSGVEIATQELPHLFEKFYRSPNTTAYKPGGTGLGLALIQKLIARLGGSIQVESADRQTRFIVTLPLRNSISN comes from the coding sequence ATGCAACAGCCTGAGGCAATCACCAAGATTCCAATCCTAGTCGTTGAAGACCAAAGCATTATTGCTGCTGACTTAACCGATTGCCTGGAGAATTTGGGCTATGAGCCTGCAGGCGTCGCCGTGTCGGGAGAGGAGGCAATTCAAAAAGTTGCTGAAACCCACCCAGCATTGGTTCTGATGGATATCCGGCTCAAAGGAGCGATGGATGGCGTTGAGGCTGCTGCTCAAATCTGGACCCAATTCCAGATCCCAGTCGTTTACACCACCGGTTACTCAGATCCGAACACGTTGGCCCGGGCTAAAGTCACTGGTTCCTTTGGCTATATTCTCAAACCCTTTGAGGAACGAGAGTTACATATTGCCATCGAAACTGCCCTACAAAGACATCAGTTAGAACGCAATCTGCGAGCTAGCCAAGAGTGGTTCGCCACCACTTTAGGCAGCATCGGCGATGCCGTTATCGCCACAGACACCCAGGGGTTGGTCCGTTTTCTCAATCCAATGGCTGAGGCGATGACCGGTTGGAGCCAAGCCGAAGCCCTAGGGACAGACTTATCCAAAGTTTTTCAAATTACAGACGAAACAACGGGAGCTTTCCTGCAAAATCCGGCCCTTGCGGTGTTGCACAAAGGAATTGCTACTTCCCTAGCTCAAGAACAGGTTGTGCTGATCTCTAGAGACAGTTTAAAGTTTTTGGTCAGTGCGAATGTTGCTCCCATCCGCAATCCTCAGGGCAGTATTACGGGTGTCGTTTTGGTATTTCAGGACGTCACCGACCGCCAGTCGGGGAGCAACCGTCTGGCCTTAGTGCGAACCAAATGGTTAGAAGCACAAATGGCCGAATTGCAACGATTGAATCAGCTCAAAGAGGATTTTCTCAACGCAGTTTCTAGTGAGCTGCGTGCTCCTTTAACTAATATCCGGGTCGCAACTCAGCTCTTAGAGCTAACCCTCGATCGCGCTGGCTTTTGGCATTCGCAGACCCCAGAAGCCAAGCTGGAATTCGAGCGAGTTAGACAGTACTTGCAGATTTTAAACAGCGAATGCAAACGGGAAATCGGTTTCGTCAATGATTTACTAGAAGTAACCCAGCTTGACCTAGAAGAAGATATTCTTCAACTCGATGTCATCTCTCTAGGGACCTGGCTACCAGAAATTGTGCGCAGCTTTCAAGCCCAAGCCCGGACTGGACGACAACACCTTAGACTTCACCTACCAGCTCAACCACCGTCACTAGTTTGCGATCTGATTAGTCTACGGCGAATTGTCACTGAGTTGCTCAATAACGCCTGTCGTTATACACCACCAGGAGAAACGATTACAGTCACAGCTCAAGTTCTTAATGGCCAGCTTGAATTGCAAGTCAGCAACTCTGGCGTAGAAATTGCCACTCAAGAACTGCCCCACCTTTTTGAAAAGTTCTACCGCAGTCCTAATACCACCGCTTATAAACCAGGAGGAACTGGCCTTGGCCTCGCCCTAATCCAAAAGCTAATAGCTCGTCTTGGTGGTTCTATTCAAGTTGAGAGCGCAGACAGGCAAACCCGCTTTATAGTTACCTTACCGCTACGGAACTCCATTTCTAACTGA
- a CDS encoding citrate synthase, with the protein MSVGEYKPGLEGVPATRSNISYVDGQVGLLEYRGMQIEDLAQQSSFLETAYLLIFGRLPPAGELKDFEQKIQIHRRLKYRIRDMIKCFPESGHPMDALQACVAALGLFYPLNSNLQDPEYIWGAAVRLLAKVPTMVAAFQLMRQGNDPVQPRDDLGYSANFLYMLNEREPDPLAAHVFDVCLILHAEHTVNASTFSALVTASTLTDPYTVIASAIGTLGGPLHGGANERVMQMLAEIGSVENVRPWLDRQLERKGRIMGFGHRVYKVKDPRATILQGLAEQLFERFGHNQAYDIALALEQAVEERLSEKGIYPNVDFYSGLVYDKLGIPTDLFTPIFAIARVAGWLAHWREQLSDNRLFRPTQVYTGEHKIPYVPIEARS; encoded by the coding sequence ATGTCGGTGGGTGAATACAAACCTGGGCTAGAGGGGGTTCCTGCAACCCGTTCCAACATCAGCTATGTAGATGGCCAAGTTGGCCTGCTGGAATACCGGGGCATGCAGATCGAGGACCTGGCCCAGCAGAGCAGTTTTTTGGAGACGGCTTACTTACTGATCTTTGGTCGGCTGCCCCCCGCAGGTGAGTTGAAGGACTTTGAGCAAAAAATTCAGATCCACCGACGCCTCAAGTACCGCATCCGGGACATGATCAAGTGTTTCCCAGAGAGCGGTCACCCGATGGATGCCCTGCAAGCCTGTGTAGCTGCGTTGGGGCTGTTCTATCCACTCAACTCCAATCTGCAAGACCCCGAATATATTTGGGGGGCGGCAGTGCGCTTGCTGGCGAAGGTGCCAACTATGGTGGCGGCCTTTCAGCTCATGCGTCAGGGGAACGACCCAGTTCAGCCCCGCGATGATCTAGGTTATTCCGCCAATTTTCTGTACATGCTCAATGAGAGAGAGCCGGACCCCTTAGCGGCGCACGTCTTTGATGTCTGTCTCATCCTCCACGCCGAACACACGGTTAATGCCTCTACTTTTTCAGCCTTGGTGACGGCCTCTACCCTGACCGACCCCTATACGGTCATTGCCTCGGCCATCGGCACGCTAGGGGGACCACTGCATGGTGGCGCCAACGAGCGGGTCATGCAAATGCTGGCAGAGATTGGATCCGTTGAGAATGTGCGTCCCTGGCTGGACCGTCAGCTAGAACGCAAAGGGCGGATTATGGGCTTTGGTCACCGTGTCTACAAAGTCAAAGACCCACGGGCAACCATCCTGCAAGGATTGGCAGAGCAGCTATTTGAGCGCTTTGGCCACAACCAGGCTTACGATATTGCGCTGGCCCTAGAACAAGCAGTGGAAGAGCGCTTAAGCGAGAAGGGCATTTATCCTAATGTGGATTTCTATTCAGGTCTGGTCTACGACAAGTTAGGCATTCCAACTGATTTGTTCACTCCCATTTTTGCGATTGCTCGAGTTGCTGGTTGGCTGGCCCATTGGCGCGAACAGCTCTCTGACAATCGGCTATTTCGACCCACTCAGGTTTACACTGGGGAGCACAAAATTCCCTATGTTCCCATCGAAGCTCGCAGTTAA
- the efp gene encoding elongation factor P, which produces MISSNDFRPGVAIELDGSVWRVVEFLHVKPGKGSAFVRTKLKNAESGSTMERTFRAGETVPQANLDKRSMQHTYKQGEDYIFMDMETYEEATLTAAQIGDRVKYLKEGMEVNVLRWTQNNKVLDVELPNSVTLEVTQADPGVKGDTATGGTKPAIVETGAQVMVPLFISVGERIRVDTRTDAYLGRE; this is translated from the coding sequence ATGATCTCCAGCAACGATTTTCGACCTGGTGTCGCCATCGAACTCGACGGCAGCGTGTGGCGCGTCGTTGAGTTTTTGCACGTCAAGCCCGGTAAAGGGTCAGCTTTTGTGCGCACGAAACTCAAAAATGCTGAATCTGGAAGCACGATGGAGCGGACTTTCCGCGCAGGGGAAACAGTTCCTCAGGCCAACCTGGATAAGCGTTCGATGCAGCACACCTACAAGCAGGGCGAAGATTACATCTTCATGGACATGGAGACCTACGAAGAGGCGACCCTCACTGCTGCCCAGATTGGGGACCGGGTGAAGTATCTCAAGGAAGGCATGGAAGTCAACGTCTTGCGTTGGACCCAGAACAATAAAGTGCTGGATGTGGAATTACCCAACTCAGTCACGCTAGAAGTCACGCAAGCTGACCCAGGTGTTAAGGGCGATACTGCAACGGGTGGTACCAAACCTGCCATTGTGGAAACAGGGGCTCAGGTGATGGTTCCTTTATTTATTAGTGTGGGCGAGCGGATTCGCGTCGACACACGCACTGATGCTTACCTCGGTCGCGAGTAG
- a CDS encoding ParM/StbA family protein: MSVQQPETVLSIDLGRTSTKACTSSDPDQVILIPANVAHLDVDQVRRGSGLSGLTDRLVDLWLEYQGQGYAIGQLAADLGANLGVGQSKVDDALVKVLACIGYFGLNSDCNIVIGIPYHTQEQFEREKFQLMALLRSSHSLRFRGEPLSVSVKNVWVVPEGYGSLLWCQSQSMTHKNGSPSFARLAVAIVDIGHQTTDFLMVDRFRFARGASQSLQVAMSQFYEQVASQIEGADSQSLSLIQAVCAPTGERFYRPRGARQRTDLNEILPALQKSFARTLSNRLLDWLPERATDVILSGGGGEFFAESLKPLLSEAGLTTHLAQPSRLANALGQWLYGAAQIQPLSTSVS, encoded by the coding sequence ATGAGTGTGCAACAGCCTGAAACTGTCTTGAGTATTGACCTCGGACGTACCTCTACTAAAGCCTGTACTAGCTCCGATCCTGACCAGGTCATTTTAATTCCGGCTAATGTTGCCCATCTAGATGTCGACCAAGTTCGTCGAGGCAGCGGCTTAAGCGGTCTGACTGACCGATTGGTTGATCTGTGGTTGGAGTACCAGGGCCAGGGTTATGCGATTGGTCAACTAGCAGCTGATTTAGGAGCGAATCTCGGAGTTGGCCAGTCCAAAGTTGACGACGCCCTAGTCAAAGTTCTGGCTTGTATCGGTTATTTTGGCTTGAACTCAGATTGCAATATTGTGATTGGCATTCCCTATCACACTCAAGAGCAATTCGAGCGCGAGAAATTTCAACTCATGGCGCTACTGCGTAGCTCCCACAGCTTAAGGTTCCGGGGCGAGCCACTCAGTGTAAGCGTCAAGAATGTCTGGGTTGTACCGGAAGGCTACGGCAGTTTGCTCTGGTGCCAATCGCAGTCGATGACGCATAAAAACGGTAGCCCTAGCTTTGCGCGCTTAGCAGTGGCGATTGTTGATATTGGCCATCAAACGACTGATTTTTTGATGGTGGATCGCTTCCGATTCGCCCGAGGCGCTTCTCAAAGCTTGCAAGTGGCAATGAGCCAGTTTTACGAGCAGGTTGCAAGCCAAATTGAGGGCGCTGATAGTCAATCGCTCTCGCTGATTCAAGCGGTCTGTGCTCCTACTGGTGAACGTTTCTATCGGCCTCGGGGGGCGCGTCAACGGACCGACCTGAATGAAATTTTGCCTGCGTTGCAAAAGAGTTTTGCTCGCACTTTGTCCAATCGATTGCTGGATTGGCTACCCGAGCGGGCCACTGATGTCATCTTGAGCGGCGGCGGTGGTGAGTTTTTTGCCGAGAGCCTCAAACCTTTGCTCTCGGAAGCGGGACTGACTACCCATCTGGCTCAACCCTCACGCCTAGCTAATGCGTTGGGCCAATGGCTTTATGGCGCGGCCCAGATCCAACCCTTAAGCACTTCTGTTTCCTGA
- the accB gene encoding acetyl-CoA carboxylase biotin carboxyl carrier protein, producing the protein MELSLEELCQLITVLNQTDITELTLESEDLRLSIHKGTGQTLAAVAAAPTGSAASPPPQPMVAPTAATEPPLPPRNLVDITSPMVGTFYRAPGPDDPAFVGPGDTIRRGQTVCIIEAMKLMNELEAEVAGQVVEILVENAQPVEYGQVLMRVDPS; encoded by the coding sequence GTGGAGCTATCGTTAGAAGAACTTTGCCAGTTGATCACAGTCCTCAATCAGACAGACATTACTGAGCTGACCCTGGAGTCTGAGGATCTACGGCTCTCAATTCACAAGGGAACAGGTCAAACCCTTGCAGCGGTTGCTGCGGCTCCCACGGGTAGCGCGGCTAGCCCACCGCCTCAACCTATGGTGGCTCCAACGGCTGCAACAGAGCCACCGTTGCCCCCTCGCAATCTTGTCGACATTACCTCTCCTATGGTGGGGACGTTTTATCGAGCACCGGGGCCTGATGATCCAGCTTTTGTGGGGCCAGGAGACACCATTCGGCGAGGCCAAACAGTTTGTATCATCGAGGCCATGAAGCTGATGAACGAGCTAGAGGCCGAAGTTGCTGGGCAAGTCGTCGAAATCCTAGTTGAAAACGCTCAGCCAGTCGAATACGGTCAGGTCCTGATGCGTGTCGATCCAAGCTAA
- a CDS encoding ion transporter encodes MLRSSNVLTYARRAIRQRLKRRVFELIQIEPPHSFLGQVFDYFMIGLIILNILAFTFETVDSVALNNRTYFNDFESFSAIIFTIEYGLRLWTCDLIQPKFRAPVLGRLKFAMTPMAIVDFISILPYWLFFFFHDLVFIKWIHFLRLARLLKIGRYSESMRTLGHVLQAKGGDLLTALFMVFLLLVISSSAIYYTERVAQPDIFSSIPASMWWSVITLTSVGYGDAYPVTPLGRLIGGMIAVLGLGLVALPTGILASGYTDEIRKKRMQQRSNCPHCGADLNSKPASHSVSLPEHHEASNGRS; translated from the coding sequence ATGCTGCGTTCAAGCAATGTCCTAACGTATGCGCGTAGAGCTATAAGACAAAGATTGAAGCGGCGAGTCTTTGAACTTATCCAGATAGAGCCACCCCATAGTTTTCTAGGCCAGGTCTTTGATTACTTTATGATTGGCTTAATCATTTTGAATATCCTGGCCTTCACTTTTGAGACAGTAGACAGCGTTGCTCTAAACAATAGAACTTACTTTAACGACTTTGAATCGTTCTCAGCCATTATTTTCACGATTGAATACGGCCTGCGGCTTTGGACCTGTGATCTGATTCAGCCCAAGTTTAGAGCACCAGTTTTAGGTAGACTCAAGTTTGCGATGACGCCAATGGCAATTGTAGACTTCATTTCCATTTTGCCTTACTGGCTATTTTTCTTCTTTCACGACCTGGTTTTCATCAAATGGATTCACTTTTTACGGCTCGCTCGTTTACTTAAAATTGGGCGATATTCCGAGTCAATGCGAACCCTGGGTCACGTTCTGCAAGCCAAGGGTGGTGATCTATTAACGGCATTGTTTATGGTCTTCTTGCTACTGGTTATCTCCTCTAGCGCAATTTATTACACAGAGCGTGTGGCACAGCCTGACATCTTCTCCAGTATTCCAGCTTCCATGTGGTGGTCAGTGATTACCCTAACCAGTGTCGGCTACGGCGATGCTTACCCCGTCACACCTTTAGGCAGATTAATTGGAGGAATGATCGCCGTTTTAGGACTCGGGCTTGTAGCCTTACCCACTGGCATCTTGGCCTCTGGCTACACTGACGAGATTCGCAAAAAACGGATGCAACAACGAAGCAATTGTCCCCACTGCGGGGCTGACCTCAATTCAAAACCAGCCAGCCATTCTGTTTCCCTGCCGGAACATCACGAAGCCAGCAACGGTCGTTCTTAA